In Halorussus limi, a genomic segment contains:
- a CDS encoding ribbon-helix-helix domain-containing protein encodes MTEYTTVSIPKDLADRVEGTIEGTSFSSTSDLVRFLLRSIVIQHQKEGQLTEAEFEEITGQLRELGYLE; translated from the coding sequence ATGACCGAGTACACCACCGTCTCGATTCCGAAGGACCTCGCCGACCGCGTCGAAGGAACCATCGAAGGCACGAGTTTCTCCAGCACGAGCGACCTCGTGCGCTTTCTGCTCCGGAGCATCGTCATCCAGCACCAGAAAGAGGGTCAACTCACGGAGGCGGAGTTCGAGGAGATAACCGGGCAACTCCGAGAACTGGGCTATCTGGAGTAG
- a CDS encoding DUF7111 family protein has protein sequence MTDHETADHGITARYYETDDERVLEFESDRSTAAVAQNVEGYAMLKVRPSADGDELERYYGFDMALDHVAELLGVSPHDLPVPEDAEDMGM, from the coding sequence ATGACCGACCACGAGACCGCCGACCACGGCATCACCGCGCGCTACTACGAGACCGACGACGAGCGCGTCCTCGAATTCGAGTCCGACCGCTCGACCGCCGCGGTGGCCCAGAACGTCGAGGGCTACGCGATGCTGAAGGTCCGGCCGAGCGCCGACGGCGACGAACTCGAACGCTACTACGGGTTCGACATGGCGCTCGACCACGTCGCGGAACTACTCGGCGTCTCGCCCCACGACCTGCCGGTGCCCGAGGACGCCGAGGACATGGGAATGTGA
- a CDS encoding DUF7503 family protein — MAQTTAHESLAAYLESHPRMMGALFTMCLLLMQAGNVAANGASTNAGP, encoded by the coding sequence ATGGCACAAACCACGGCGCACGAAAGTCTGGCAGCGTACCTCGAATCGCATCCCCGGATGATGGGCGCACTGTTCACAATGTGTCTGCTGTTGATGCAGGCCGGAAACGTGGCGGCGAACGGTGCAAGTACGAATGCAGGACCGTAA
- a CDS encoding PadR family transcriptional regulator: MVGGLVVGHGWRFESAIVEATGSVLGRPGSANVVVARPDCSTVTRWLQSGRRRDLCVLLYDAEGLRGQSLKTRLESHYDGHFDSKSFYGALDWLIQQGFVEKRTEGIHEVYALTEAGERRVEEHFEWMREKVGEDHSPK, encoded by the coding sequence GTGGTCGGCGGTCTCGTGGTCGGTCATGGCTGGCGGTTCGAGTCGGCGATAGTCGAAGCTACCGGTTCGGTCCTCGGGCGTCCCGGAAGCGCAAACGTCGTGGTCGCTCGGCCGGATTGCTCGACCGTGACCCGATGGCTCCAGAGCGGGCGACGGCGCGACCTCTGCGTCCTGCTGTACGACGCCGAGGGACTCCGCGGCCAGTCGCTCAAGACCCGACTCGAATCGCACTACGACGGCCACTTCGACTCGAAGTCGTTCTACGGCGCGCTCGACTGGTTGATTCAGCAGGGGTTCGTGGAGAAGCGCACCGAGGGGATTCACGAGGTGTACGCGCTGACCGAGGCGGGCGAGCGGCGGGTCGAGGAGCATTTCGAGTGGATGCGTGAGAAAGTCGGAGAGGACCACTCACCGAAATAG
- a CDS encoding MFS transporter, which yields MTEFEFRAAVGRRVAVLRNRPFRRLLAGRTVSVLGDGFYAVAAMWLVYDLTGSTAYTGLAGFLTRAPGVLKVLVGPLVDRFPLGRTITLSEVAQALLVLVVPLAAAAGRPSVWVVLVAMPLLALANLFSGPAQNAAVPRLVSDERMVRANSVAKVVGKTADAAARAVAGAVVAATSAVALYVVDAATFVLAGSVFASLSIPERGRGPDEGAESAESALDLDGYLADLREGFGVVSGSVVGLMLAGSMLANFLTGVALAVLPAFADAVGGAETYGLLLAGMTVGGVVGSMLAAAVDGVPLGQTVVVGFVAAGLAWVGAVALPGRTATVALFATSRVPVGVYNVSASATLQTGVPDELLGRVTALVGSASSLVLPAGMLLGGVLGARLGSRTVMLASGVGSVLLAAYWAAVPSLRTFGPPNAVSSGEFGGSETV from the coding sequence GTGACCGAATTCGAGTTCCGCGCCGCGGTCGGGCGTCGGGTCGCCGTCCTTCGGAATCGCCCGTTCCGCCGACTCCTCGCCGGCCGAACCGTGAGCGTCCTCGGCGACGGGTTCTACGCCGTCGCCGCGATGTGGTTGGTCTACGACCTGACCGGTTCGACCGCGTACACGGGTCTCGCCGGGTTCCTGACGCGTGCTCCGGGCGTCCTGAAGGTCCTCGTCGGTCCGCTGGTAGACCGGTTCCCGCTCGGCCGGACCATCACCCTCTCTGAAGTCGCGCAGGCCCTGCTCGTCCTCGTCGTACCGCTCGCGGCCGCGGCGGGACGCCCGTCGGTCTGGGTCGTGTTGGTCGCCATGCCCCTGCTCGCGCTGGCGAACCTGTTCTCGGGACCCGCCCAGAACGCCGCGGTGCCGCGCCTCGTCTCCGACGAGCGGATGGTCCGAGCCAACTCGGTCGCGAAGGTGGTCGGCAAGACCGCGGACGCCGCGGCCCGTGCCGTCGCCGGTGCGGTCGTGGCCGCGACCAGCGCCGTCGCGCTCTACGTGGTGGACGCCGCGACGTTCGTTCTCGCGGGGAGCGTCTTCGCCTCGCTGTCGATTCCCGAGCGCGGGCGAGGACCGGACGAGGGGGCCGAGAGCGCCGAGTCCGCGCTCGACCTCGACGGTTATCTCGCCGACCTGCGCGAGGGGTTCGGCGTCGTCTCTGGGTCCGTCGTCGGTCTCATGCTCGCGGGGAGTATGCTGGCGAACTTCCTGACGGGCGTCGCGCTCGCCGTCCTCCCCGCCTTCGCGGACGCGGTCGGCGGAGCCGAGACCTACGGCCTGCTCCTCGCCGGGATGACCGTCGGCGGCGTCGTCGGGTCGATGCTGGCGGCCGCGGTGGACGGGGTTCCGCTCGGTCAGACGGTCGTGGTCGGTTTCGTCGCCGCGGGACTCGCGTGGGTCGGCGCGGTCGCCCTCCCGGGGAGAACCGCCACGGTTGCGCTGTTCGCGACATCTCGCGTGCCCGTCGGCGTCTACAACGTCTCGGCGTCGGCGACGCTTCAGACCGGCGTGCCCGACGAACTCCTCGGTCGCGTGACCGCCCTCGTCGGGAGCGCGTCGAGTCTCGTCCTCCCCGCGGGGATGTTGCTCGGCGGGGTCCTCGGCGCGCGACTCGGAAGCCGAACGGTGATGCTCGCCAGCGGGGTCGGGTCGGTCCTGCTGGCGGCGTACTGGGCGGCCGTCCCCTCGCTCCGGACCTTCGGCCCGCCGAACGCGGTGTCGTCCGGCGAGTTCGGCGGGTCGGAGACGGTCTAA
- a CDS encoding DUF7503 family protein — MSESNITSYLAENPRKMGVLFTMLLLLTQAGNASAGIAVTCYGP, encoded by the coding sequence ATGTCCGAATCCAACATCACGTCGTACCTCGCAGAGAATCCCCGGAAAATGGGCGTCCTGTTCACGATGCTGCTCCTGCTCACGCAGGCCGGAAACGCGTCCGCCGGAATCGCAGTGACCTGCTACGGTCCGTAA
- a CDS encoding ferritin-like domain-containing protein, producing MTNQEVTDLLKKAYSDEIETVMNYLTNSIILDGVSAEEVKESLETDIQEELNHAEMLGQRLKQLDERPPASYDFEARQESLQPPENSTDVLSVINGVLDAEEDAIETYRSLISAAGDEDPVTEDIAVTILADEEAHRTEFRGFKREYDE from the coding sequence ATGACGAACCAAGAGGTCACGGACCTGCTTAAGAAGGCGTACAGCGACGAAATCGAGACCGTGATGAACTACCTGACGAACTCGATCATCCTCGACGGCGTGAGCGCGGAGGAGGTCAAAGAGAGCCTCGAAACCGACATTCAGGAGGAACTCAACCACGCCGAGATGCTCGGCCAGCGACTCAAGCAACTCGACGAGCGTCCGCCCGCCTCCTACGACTTCGAGGCGCGCCAGGAGAGTCTCCAACCGCCCGAGAACAGCACCGACGTGCTGTCGGTCATCAACGGCGTCCTCGACGCCGAGGAGGACGCCATCGAGACGTACCGCTCGCTCATCTCGGCCGCCGGCGACGAGGACCCCGTGACCGAAGACATCGCAGTCACCATCCTCGCCGACGAGGAGGCCCACCGGACCGAGTTCCGCGGGTTCAAGCGCGAGTACGACGAGTGA
- a CDS encoding DUF5779 family protein — translation MTSGFDLDLQTVEQEITNGDDDTEGIDRRIVLGELDGETDEREWFEVIDRGNVLVLAVEGELSELAADLAPRVKERGGNLIHFRKFLIVTPDDVSVDTERL, via the coding sequence ATGACCAGTGGTTTCGACCTCGACCTCCAAACGGTCGAACAGGAGATAACGAACGGCGACGACGACACGGAGGGCATCGACCGACGAATCGTCCTCGGTGAACTGGACGGGGAGACCGACGAGCGCGAGTGGTTCGAGGTCATCGACCGCGGCAACGTCCTCGTGTTGGCGGTCGAGGGCGAACTGTCGGAGCTGGCGGCCGACCTCGCGCCGCGGGTCAAAGAGCGGGGCGGAAACCTGATTCACTTCCGGAAGTTCCTCATCGTGACGCCCGACGACGTGAGCGTGGACACCGAGCGACTTTGA
- a CDS encoding VOC family protein: MLSGLRWLALEAKYLDRAREFYTTHLDLSVVRESDGEVVLDAGGANLVLREPGAVPRGGVHTHFAFAAPPDRYDEWHDRLAESFDLAEFDFGGAKSLYFYDPDGNCVEIGGVGDGDAAITDVFEIVLEVEDLARAESFYRSLDFEVVDRGEQRRRLRLGGPVDLELWEPQLGIADARGGLHVDVGFAAEDPAAAADAVRDDACAVAEVDGGTRVRDPDGHYLTFRRT; encoded by the coding sequence ATGCTCTCGGGGTTGCGCTGGTTGGCGCTCGAAGCGAAGTATCTGGACCGCGCCCGCGAGTTTTACACGACCCACCTCGACCTGTCGGTGGTCCGCGAGAGCGACGGCGAAGTCGTCTTGGACGCGGGCGGGGCGAACCTCGTCCTCCGGGAACCCGGCGCGGTGCCCCGCGGCGGCGTTCACACTCACTTCGCTTTCGCCGCGCCCCCGGACCGGTACGACGAGTGGCACGACCGCCTCGCGGAGTCGTTCGACCTCGCGGAGTTCGACTTCGGCGGCGCGAAGTCGCTGTACTTCTACGACCCGGACGGCAACTGCGTCGAAATCGGCGGCGTCGGCGACGGCGACGCCGCCATCACCGACGTCTTCGAAATCGTGCTGGAGGTCGAGGACCTCGCGCGCGCCGAGTCGTTCTACCGGTCGCTGGACTTCGAAGTCGTGGACCGCGGCGAGCAGCGTCGCCGACTCCGACTCGGCGGACCGGTGGACCTCGAACTCTGGGAACCGCAACTCGGCATCGCCGACGCGCGCGGCGGACTCCACGTCGACGTCGGATTCGCGGCCGAGGACCCTGCGGCCGCGGCCGACGCGGTCCGCGACGACGCCTGTGCGGTCGCCGAGGTGGACGGCGGGACGCGAGTTCGGGACCCAGACGGCCACTACCTCACGTTCCGTCGCACCTGA
- a CDS encoding acyl-CoA dehydrogenase, giving the protein MDFSLSAEQKQIRDMVAEFTDEEIKPRAAEIDEADEFPQDLVDKMADLGLMGMPFPEEYGGAGLDYHSYAIGLEEISRGSGGLGTVVAAHTSLAGNMLYEFGDEDQKQEYLTPLNRGEDIGAFALSEAGAGSDVPAMDTTAEKDGDEYVINGGKLWISNGSVADTVTLFAKTDPEAGNKGISSFVVRPEEDDGFHVEGTEDKLGDKGCPTAELRFDDMRIPEDRLLGEEGRGFVHALKTLNGGRITIAARSIGLARAALEDALEYSQDREQFDQPISEFQTIQHKLADMDTKVQAAKMLMHRAADRKMRGEDYIKQAAQAKLYASEISREVANEGIQIHGGYGYTKDFPAERYYRDSKLNEIYEGTSEVLRNTIANELLD; this is encoded by the coding sequence ATGGACTTCAGTCTCTCCGCCGAGCAAAAGCAGATACGCGACATGGTCGCGGAGTTCACAGACGAGGAGATAAAGCCTCGTGCCGCCGAAATAGACGAGGCCGACGAGTTCCCGCAGGACCTCGTCGACAAGATGGCCGACCTCGGCCTGATGGGGATGCCGTTCCCAGAGGAGTACGGCGGGGCGGGCCTCGACTACCACTCCTACGCCATCGGACTGGAGGAGATTTCGCGCGGGTCGGGCGGCCTCGGCACCGTCGTCGCGGCCCACACTAGCCTCGCGGGCAACATGCTCTACGAGTTCGGCGACGAGGACCAGAAACAGGAGTATCTGACGCCGCTGAACCGCGGCGAGGACATCGGCGCGTTCGCGCTCTCGGAGGCCGGTGCGGGGTCGGACGTGCCCGCGATGGACACCACCGCCGAGAAGGACGGCGACGAGTACGTGATAAACGGCGGGAAGCTCTGGATTTCCAACGGCTCGGTCGCGGACACGGTCACGCTGTTCGCCAAGACCGACCCGGAGGCGGGCAACAAGGGCATCTCGTCGTTCGTCGTCCGACCCGAGGAGGACGACGGCTTCCACGTCGAGGGCACCGAGGACAAACTCGGCGACAAGGGCTGTCCGACCGCCGAGTTGCGGTTCGACGACATGCGCATCCCCGAAGACCGCCTGCTCGGCGAGGAGGGCCGCGGCTTCGTCCACGCGCTCAAGACGCTGAACGGCGGCCGCATCACCATCGCGGCCCGGTCCATCGGACTCGCGCGCGCCGCTCTCGAAGACGCCCTCGAGTACTCGCAGGACCGCGAGCAGTTCGACCAGCCGATTTCGGAGTTCCAGACCATCCAGCACAAACTGGCCGACATGGACACGAAGGTGCAGGCCGCCAAGATGCTGATGCACCGAGCGGCCGACCGGAAGATGCGCGGCGAGGACTACATCAAGCAGGCCGCGCAGGCGAAGCTATACGCCTCGGAAATCTCCCGTGAGGTCGCCAACGAGGGCATCCAGATTCACGGCGGCTACGGCTACACCAAGGACTTCCCGGCCGAGCGCTACTACCGGGACTCGAAACTGAACGAAATCTACGAGGGGACGAGCGAAGTGCTTCGGAACACCATCGCGAACGAACTGCTGGACTGA
- a CDS encoding phytoene/squalene synthase family protein produces MDTEPPTERLADSDIDWCFDAVQGVSRTFAITIDVLEEPMASYICVGYLLCRVADTVEDAGHIPPDEQSRLLALYDRALDPEDSTGIEEFRREVGPWLPENAEEVSADEVGDEADWEVVARSPRVVATFRSLGEDAQSAIYPPVSELVTGMAEFVDRYADDGGLRIGTIDELEEYCWYAAGTVGELITNLLAQDVDDRRAEIMRANARGFALLLQLVNVAKDVSDDFREENNVYLPASWLRERGVSPANVTDPENHTAVAGVIQRVTRHARGYMDDAQRYLEALPESQGNTVEAWAIPFLLAVGTSRELLERPEDVVEEGGVKVSRAEVMGLIQLFKSGNVERERIGELRSQLEDEPFSSS; encoded by the coding sequence ATGGACACGGAGCCGCCCACCGAACGCCTCGCGGACAGCGATATCGACTGGTGTTTCGACGCTGTGCAGGGCGTTTCGAGAACGTTCGCCATCACTATCGACGTGCTGGAGGAGCCGATGGCCTCCTACATCTGCGTCGGCTACCTACTCTGTCGCGTCGCCGACACGGTCGAAGACGCCGGGCACATCCCGCCCGACGAGCAGTCGCGCCTCCTCGCGCTCTACGACCGGGCGCTCGACCCCGAGGACTCGACCGGCATCGAGGAGTTCCGACGCGAGGTCGGGCCGTGGCTCCCCGAAAACGCCGAGGAGGTGTCCGCAGACGAGGTCGGCGACGAGGCGGACTGGGAGGTAGTCGCCCGGTCGCCCCGAGTCGTCGCCACCTTCCGGTCGCTCGGCGAGGACGCCCAGTCGGCCATCTACCCGCCGGTCAGCGAACTCGTCACCGGGATGGCCGAGTTCGTGGACCGGTACGCCGACGACGGCGGCCTCCGCATCGGCACCATCGACGAACTCGAGGAGTACTGCTGGTACGCCGCCGGAACGGTCGGCGAACTAATCACCAACCTGCTCGCCCAAGACGTTGACGACCGGCGGGCCGAAATCATGCGGGCCAACGCCCGCGGGTTCGCGCTCCTGCTCCAACTGGTCAACGTCGCCAAGGACGTGTCCGACGACTTCCGCGAGGAGAACAACGTCTACCTCCCGGCCTCGTGGCTCCGCGAACGCGGCGTCAGCCCCGCCAACGTCACCGACCCGGAGAACCACACCGCGGTCGCCGGGGTCATCCAGCGCGTGACCCGCCACGCCCGGGGCTACATGGACGACGCCCAGCGCTACCTCGAAGCCCTCCCCGAGTCGCAGGGCAACACCGTCGAAGCGTGGGCCATCCCCTTCCTGCTGGCGGTCGGCACCAGCCGCGAGTTGCTCGAACGCCCCGAGGACGTCGTCGAGGAGGGCGGCGTGAAGGTCTCGCGCGCCGAGGTCATGGGGCTGATTCAACTGTTCAAGTCGGGCAATGTCGAGCGCGAGCGAATCGGCGAGTTGCGGTCGCAGTTGGAGGACGAGCCGTTCTCGTCGTCATGA
- a CDS encoding DUF7504 family protein, with product MSLQRARFRGDCSTDEFQEVLKRLKHDGCNLLVTGAVSEDVTVKATRTLLGASNAERKRVVALADSRTETVRERLPPGVESDDPNVWLIDQDARQRSVPKAVESAAVTIPSADAGQSALGRLREEIIAAIDYFSDADGGLEPAELRLSVSSLARMAHEHDPDRVARFVRSVSAMVRGVHGMAHYHLPRPDDDGVVERLSPLFDARIELRKRDGLPTEQRWHVPEHDQTTEWVRL from the coding sequence ATGTCACTCCAGCGGGCGCGATTTCGCGGGGACTGCTCGACCGACGAGTTTCAGGAGGTGTTGAAACGGCTGAAGCACGACGGGTGCAATCTCCTCGTCACCGGTGCCGTATCAGAGGACGTGACCGTCAAGGCGACTCGGACGCTGCTCGGCGCGTCGAACGCCGAGCGCAAGCGGGTCGTCGCGCTGGCCGACTCCCGAACGGAGACCGTCCGCGAACGACTGCCGCCGGGCGTCGAGTCCGACGACCCGAACGTGTGGTTAATCGACCAAGACGCCCGCCAGCGGTCGGTGCCGAAGGCCGTCGAGAGCGCCGCGGTGACGATCCCGTCCGCCGACGCCGGTCAGAGCGCGCTCGGCCGTCTGCGCGAGGAGATAATCGCCGCCATCGACTACTTCTCAGACGCCGACGGCGGACTCGAACCCGCGGAACTCCGCCTCTCCGTCTCGTCGCTCGCCCGCATGGCACACGAACACGACCCCGACCGCGTCGCTCGATTCGTGCGCTCGGTCTCGGCGATGGTTCGCGGGGTTCACGGGATGGCCCACTACCACCTGCCCCGACCCGACGACGACGGGGTGGTCGAACGGCTCTCGCCGCTGTTCGACGCCCGTATCGAACTCCGGAAGCGCGACGGTCTCCCGACCGAACAGCGGTGGCACGTCCCCGAACACGACCAGACGACCGAATGGGTGCGTCTGTGA
- a CDS encoding winged helix-turn-helix domain-containing protein yields MADSPDVTDALDVLGNEIRVAILRELAEADGPLSFTELRERTGIRDTGKFNYHLTKLCSYFVREADGGYELGHAGSRVVSAVDPRASAEESGEVAPEETCPVCGDEDCEKLFHVHLTPPWR; encoded by the coding sequence ATGGCCGACTCGCCAGACGTGACCGACGCGCTCGACGTTCTCGGCAACGAGATTCGGGTCGCCATCCTGCGCGAACTCGCGGAGGCCGACGGCCCGCTGTCGTTCACCGAACTGCGCGAGCGGACGGGGATTCGGGACACGGGAAAGTTCAACTACCACCTGACGAAGCTCTGCTCGTACTTCGTCCGGGAGGCGGACGGCGGTTACGAACTCGGTCACGCCGGGTCGCGGGTCGTCTCGGCGGTGGACCCCCGCGCCTCGGCCGAAGAGTCCGGCGAAGTCGCACCCGAGGAGACCTGTCCGGTCTGTGGCGACGAGGACTGCGAGAAACTCTTCCACGTCCACCTGACGCCGCCGTGGCGGTGA